Proteins found in one Dehalococcoidia bacterium genomic segment:
- the lsrF gene encoding 3-hydroxy-5-phosphonooxypentane-2,4-dione thiolase yields the protein MTKRNRITKLRAHRLKRGILSMDWGMKNRMAQLIQSDGRCLFMPIDHGYFQGPTRKLEKPSDTLKPLLPYCDAVFVTRGVLRSSIEPDSAKPVILRVSGGTSMVGKDLANEGITTSMEEAIRLNVAAVGISIFVGSDYERESLLNLSKLVDEGEKYGIPVMAVTAVGKELEKRDARYLALCSRIAAELGARVVKTYWCEGFEKITAGCPVPVVIAGGPQVDTEREVFDFVHDGIQRGAVGVNLGRNVWQNDYPVAMIRALRAIIHENATPEEAQGIYDSVKSGKQE from the coding sequence TTGACTAAACGCAATCGAATCACTAAACTACGGGCACACCGCTTGAAAAGGGGGATTCTCAGCATGGATTGGGGAATGAAAAACCGCATGGCGCAGCTTATCCAATCGGACGGCCGCTGTCTTTTTATGCCCATCGATCATGGGTATTTCCAGGGGCCTACCCGAAAATTGGAGAAACCGAGCGATACTCTAAAGCCACTCCTCCCTTACTGCGACGCCGTTTTTGTTACCAGGGGTGTATTGCGCTCATCGATAGAGCCCGATAGCGCTAAGCCGGTCATCCTCAGGGTTTCCGGAGGCACCAGCATGGTGGGAAAAGACCTGGCCAATGAAGGTATCACGACCTCCATGGAGGAGGCTATTCGGCTTAATGTGGCTGCTGTAGGCATCTCCATCTTTGTCGGCAGTGACTATGAGCGTGAATCGCTACTGAACCTGTCCAAGCTGGTCGACGAGGGAGAGAAGTACGGCATTCCGGTGATGGCGGTTACCGCTGTGGGCAAAGAGCTGGAGAAGCGAGACGCCCGCTACCTTGCTCTGTGCAGTCGCATCGCCGCCGAGCTGGGCGCACGTGTGGTAAAAACCTACTGGTGTGAGGGCTTTGAGAAGATTACCGCGGGTTGTCCCGTTCCGGTGGTTATAGCTGGCGGTCCCCAGGTGGATACGGAGCGTGAGGTGTTCGACTTTGTCCACGACGGCATTCAGAGGGGGGCGGTGGGGGTGAACCTGGGCAGGAACGTATGGCAGAACGACTATCCGGTGGCAATGATCCGTGCGCTGCGCGCCATCATTCACGAAAATGCCACCCCGGAAGAGGCCCAAGGAATATACGATAGTGTAAAGAGTGGAAAACAAGAGTAG
- a CDS encoding desulfoferrodoxin: MANQLGKRFKCSVCQTEVLCVKAGDGSVICCDKEMEIQEPRPLPSSD, from the coding sequence GTGGCAAATCAACTGGGTAAGCGGTTTAAATGCTCGGTATGCCAGACAGAGGTATTGTGTGTAAAGGCTGGCGACGGTTCGGTCATTTGTTGCGATAAGGAAATGGAGATCCAGGAGCCCAGGCCGCTGCCCTCTTCGGACTAG